CAGCCGAACAGGACGGGCCCGAGCAGGTAGGCGAACATGAGCATGATCCCGTCGAGGTGCCGACCGGAGATGTACGGCTGGAGGAACGTCTGCGGGAGGAAATCGAGCGCGAGGAAGTAGACGACGGCGGTGGCGCCGACGAACACGAGGGCGGACCCGCTCGACCTGACGGCCTGGACGGCCAGCAGCGCGAGCACCGGCACGTAGACGACCTTCCCGACCACGAGCGGGATCAGGCTCGCCGCGCCCGTCAGGAACGCCAGCACGGCGACCATCGGAATCCCCAGCCCCGCCGGGGCGAGGAGGTTCGTCCCGAGGTAGGCCAGGCCCGCGAGGCCGGACATGACGACGACGAACAGGAGGTTGCCGAAGAAGACCGACTCCAGGTCCGTGTCGACGGCCGTCGCGTACGCGTAGGCCACGGTGTTGGTGCCGCCGAACAGCTGCCGGAGCGCGTCGGCGATGTCGTCGTCGTACTTGAGGAGGAAATACGAGAGGGTGCCCGACAGGGCGAGCAACAGCAACGTGCTCGCGACGGCGGAGACGACGGTCCGCCCGGTCCGAAGCACCGTCAGGACCTTTTGACGGGGATTCGAGACGAACTCCCCGGGGTTCTCGAGCGCGCGCATGAACGACTGGCGCTCGGCGAGCGGGACGTCGCCGAGACCGAAGTACTGGCCCAGAAGCGCGACCGGGTCGACGGTCCCGGTCAGGAACCCCTGGAGCGCGAGGAGGAGCTGGTAGCCCGCGTACAGCGAGAGCGCGATCACCGGTACCAGCACGAGGAGGACGGTGATCCCGGCGGCGAGCCAGTCGCTGTCGACGACCGCGGCGACGCGGTCGTTGATCGGCCGCGTGGCGTAGTAGCCGAACACGCCGAGCACGAGCAGTCCGACGAACTGCCAGGCCAGGTACGCCGCGACGGCCGCGAGCAGCGCGACGAACAGCCACCAGCCGATCCGTGACCGCTCGAGGACCGTCCGGTCGTCGGAGTGTGCCATCGACCTCGTTTGTCGCTCGATACCGAAGGGACTGATGCCGGGAGATGCGTGGCGTGGTCGCTCGCGGTCGGTGCGGTCGCTCACGGGCGACCGCCGACGGCCCCGGCGAGCCGCCGAGTATCATCGGCGGGATCGTCCAACAAGAGTTTTACGCGATGACAGACCAGTCGGTAGTATGCAAGCCGTCGTACTGGCCGCCGGTGAGGGGACGCGGCTGCGTCCGCTGACCGAGGACAAGCCCAAGGGGATGGTCGAGGTCGCGGGCAAGCCGATCCTGACGCACTGTTTCGAGCAGCTGGTCGAACTCGGCGCCGACGAGTTGCTGGTCGTCGTCGGCTACAAGAAACAGGCCATCATCGACCACTACGAGGACGAGTTCGAGGGCGTGCCGATCACCTACGCCCACCAGCGCGAGCAGAAGGGCCTGGCTCACGCCCTGCTCACCGTCGAGGACCATATCGACGACGACTTCATGCTGATGCTGGGCGACAACATCTTCCAGGCCAACCTCGAAGACGTGGTCAATCGCCAGGCCGAGTCCCGCGCCGATGCGGCCTTCCTCGTCGAAGAGGTTCCCTGGGAAGAAGCGAGCCGCTACGGCGTCTGCGACACCAACAAGTACGGCGAGATCACCGACGTGATCGAGAAGCCCGACGACCCGCCCTCCAATCTCGTGATGACCGGCTTCTACACGTTCACCCCCGAGATCCTCCACGCCTGCCACCTCGTCCAGCCCTCCAATCGCGGCGAGTACGAGATCTCCGACGCGATCGATCTCTTGATCCACTCCGGGCGGACCATTGACGCCATCCGCATGGACGGCTGGCGCACCGACGTGGGCTATCCCGAGGACCGCGAGTCCGCCGAACAGCGACTCGAAGAGGCGGGGGCCGTCGAGACGGACGACGACGCCGAGTCGGCCGACGCCACTGCAGAGTGAGGGCGACGTGACCGACAGCGTGCCGATGGGTTTTTCTCCCGTCGAGTGAGCGATACGACAATGCGAGTCCTCGTCACCGGTGGCGCCGGCTTCATCGGCGGCCACCTCGCCGAAGCGTTCGCTCGCGACGGTCACGACGTGGTCGTCCTCGACAACTTCGACCCGTACTACGACACGCGGATCAAGGAACACAACGTCGAGGTCGGCCGCGCGGCGGCCGACGACGGCGACGGCAGCTACGACTTGGTCGAAGGCGACGTGCGCGACGCCGACCTCGTCGCCGACCTCGTCGCCGACGCCGACTACGTCTACCATCAGGCCGCCCAGGCCGGCGTCCGCACGGATTACAGCCCTCGCAAGTACGACGAGGTCAACGTCGACGGCACGCTCAACGTCCTGGACGCCGCCCGCGACCACGACATCGAACGGCTTGTGTTCGCGAGCAGTTCGTCGGTGTACGGCAAGCCCCGTTACCTGCCCTACGACGAGGACCACCTCACGACACCGATCAGCCCCTACGGCGCCTCGAAGCTGGCCGGCGAGCGCTACGCGATGGTGTACGCCGAGCGCTACGGCGTCCCCGCGGTCGCGCTGCGCTACTTCACGGTGTACGGCCCGCGGATGCGGCCGAACATGGCCGTCTCGAACTTCGTCTCGCGCTGTCTCGACGGCGAGCCGCCGGTCGTCTACGGCGACGGCTCCCAGACCCGCGACATGACCTACGTCGCGGACATCTTGAGTGCGAACCGGGCCCTGCTCGACACGGACGCCGCCGACGGCGAAGTGATGAACGTCGGCAGCACGGACAACATCGACATCGAGACGCTCGCGACGGAGATCCGCGACCAGCTGGCGCCCGAACTAGAGATCGAATACGCCGACGCCTACGAGGTCGACGCCGACCACAGCCACGCCGACGTGTCCAAGGCCAGCGAGCTGATCGGCTACGAGCCGACCTACACTATCCGCGAGGGCGTCGAAGCGTTCGTCGAGTGGTACCGCGACAATCGCGGGTGGTACGAACCCCTCGTCCGAAACTCCTGAGCGAACGATATCGGGCAGCCGAACGGCGGCCGCGCGGCCGGGACATGGTCGACCAGGCCGGTGTTCGAACGCCGACACGTAGATTTATGACGGATAGCCGGGTAGCAACGAACGCACCTGCATGTGTTCCGTCACCGAACAGTCGCAGACGTCGATACGACCCGGGGACAACGTGCTCGTCTGCTGCCCGTCGTTCACGGGCGCGGAGCCGCGAGCCTGTCTGGATCTGCTGACGCCCGACGGGTCGACCGACGTACACGCGCTCTCGGTGCTTTTCACCCAGTCTCCCGGGGACCACGTCGACGCCTGGCAGCGGATCGCCGGCGCCTACCCGACCCGGATGCGGATCGTCGCCGTCGACGCCGACGCCCGCTCGGACCGGACGGACGAGACGGCCGGCCCCGACGCCGACCGGTCGGTCGAACGGGTCGGGTCCCCACACAACCTGACGCGCCTCGGGATCCGGGTCGCCGACTGCCTCGACGAGTGGGACGGGTCCGCCGAGACGGTCGTCGTCTGTTTCCAGTCGCTCACGACGCTGTTGCAGTACGTCGACGTCGAGAGCGCGGTCGAGTTTCTCGACGTGGTGACCGAGCGGTGCGCGGCGACCGACGCCGTCGCCCACTACCACCTCGACCCGGAGGCTCACGACGACGAGACCATCGACCGGCTGAGCGAGCTGTTCGAGACGACCCTCCGCTTCGACGACGGCGAGTGGACCGTCCGGGCCGGCGGCGAGGAGTGAACGCGCCTCGGTAGGTCGGTACGGACCGACGGCGGCTACGCGGTCGTCCGACGGGTGAACGGCCGCTTCGGGAGATCTCGAGCGGGTTTCGGTGCCGAACCGAGGACCTTCGGCGCCCGCGACCGCGGTCCCGCGGTGTTCGACAGCAAGATATATTGCCGGAACCGCGGTGGGTCGGACAACGACGGTTCGCTCCCGATGAACTACGCACGGGCGCTCGTCACCCGGTGGTCGGCCCGCGACCAGTTCGCGGTGCTGGTGGTCGCCGTCGCGACGGCGTTCCTCGTCGGGGCGGTGCTCGTGTTGCTCGGCGTCGCCGGGCAGACGACTGCGATCGCGGGCGAACACGGCGCCGAGACGGCGGTCACGCTGACGAACGATCCGGGTGCCGTCACGGGCGAACGAGCGGCCTTCCCGCTGGCGACCGTCACGGTCGACGGTGAACGGCGGACGGTCGTCGGAGTGCCTGCCGGCGGGACCGACGCCGGCTCGACTTCCACCAGCGGGACCGACGCCGGCTCGACCTCCACCGGCGGGACCGCCGACGCTCCTCCCCTCGCCGGCGGGATCGACGGCGTTTCGGCCCCCGACGGCGTCGCCGGCCCGGTGTCGGGCGAGCGGGTCACGCTCGTCGGTGACCGGGCCGCGGTCGACCGGCGGGTCGACCACCGCGCGGGGGCGGACGTGTTCCCCGACTCGTGGCTGGTCACCGACGCGGCGACGGTGAGGGAGGTGGGCGCCGACCGGGCGCTTCGCTCGCGACCGGCGGCGTCGCCGGTTCCCGGCGAGGGGGCGCCGCTGACCGGGGCCCTCGCGTTCTTCCTCGCGGGCACCCGACAGATGCTCGGCGTCCTCGCGGTGGTCTGTCTGAGCGCCGCGGTCCTCGTCGGCGTCGTCGTGTTCAGCGTCACGCGGATGACGGTCCGCGACCGTCGCGAGGCGCTCGTCGTCCTCCGGGCGACCGGCGCCACCCCGCGACGTATCGGGCTCGTCGTCGCCGCCCGGGCGGGACTGCTCACGTCGGCCGGCGTCGCGCTCGGCTACGCGGTCGGCGTCGTCGTCCCGAACGCGGTGACCGCCGGCGCGGTGACGCTGGGGCTCCCCGTGGGCCTCCCGCTCGGGATCACCCGGCGGAGCGCGCCGCTCGTCGCCGGCGTCTGCGCGACGTTCGTCGTCGTCGGCGTCGCCGCCGGCGCGCTCGCCGCGCGGTCGGTCACGCGAGGTGCGCCGCTCGACCCGCCGCCCGGCCCGGCCGAGTGGCTGCCGTCGCTCCCCGGCGGGCCGCTCGCCCCCGACTGGCTCTCGGAGCGACTCGATGCCCTGTCGGAGCGGCTCGACGGCCCGTCGAGGTGGCTCCGCGGCCCGTCGCTGCTGCCGGCCGGGGCGGCCGTGCCGACGACGGCCACCCTCGCCGTGTTCGTCACGTTCGTCCTCGTCGTCGTCGCGCTCGTCGGCGTCGTCGGCGGCGTCGGCGCCACCGGGGACCAGGGAGGTGCGACGATCGTCGCACCGGACGCGCTCCACCCCGTCGACAGCCGCGTCCCGGCCGGCTACGCCGACGTGCTCCGGCGGTCGGGGACGCCCGCCAGCGCCGAGATCCTCCTCTTTCTGGTCCACGACGGCCGACCGTTCCCCGCCCGCGGGGCGTCGTTCGAGGCGTATCGCTCCGTCTCGGACGCTCGCATCGTCTCGGGGCGCCCGCCGAACGGGACCGACGAAGCGGTCGTCGGCGCGGACCTCGCCGGGACGCTCGGCGTCGAACCGGGCGAGACGCTCGCGCTCGGCGGGAGCACGAGACGCGCCGTCGCGACCGTCGAGGTCGTCGGCGCGTTCGAGGCGAGCGGTGCGGCCGACGACCACCTGCTCGTCGCCCCCTCGCTCGCCCGCCACCTGTCGGACGTGTACCCGGGGTACGCGAACCTGATCCGACTCGGCGAGCCCGCCGCGAACGAGTCGAGCGACGGGGTCGTCGTCCTCGGCGCGACGACGCCCGACCGGGTGGCCCGGGGCGAGACGGTCGAGGTCGGGGTCCACCTCCGGAACGTCGGCGCCGAGCGGGCGACGCGGACGGTCCGCGTGCGATTCGGCGACCGGACCCGACGGGTCGAGGCGTCGCTCGACCCGGACGAGCGACGGACGGTCGTCGCCGAGTTCGACGCGACGGGCGAGGGCGTCCGGGCGGTGACCGTCGGGTCGACGACGCGGCGAGTTCGCGTCCTCGCACCGGAGACGCTCGCGCTCCCGCCGCTGCCCGACGAGGCCCCGCCGAACGCCAGCCTGCGCCTCCCGGTCCGGACGCTGGCCGGCGAGGCGGTCGCGAACGCGACCGTGACGGTCGGGGGGCGGACGGCGCGCACCGACGAATCCGGAGCGGTGCGGCTCCGCCTGCCGGCGACGCCCGGGACCTACGCGATACGGGCGAGCGCCGGCGACCGGACCGCGACCGGCCGGATCCGGACGGTGGCCGGCGCGCCCCGCACTCCGGGGGTCCGGTTCGTGGTGCCCGACGAGACCGGTGCGCTGACCGACCCGACGGTCCGACTGCGGCTGACGAACCCCTGGGCGACCGCGCTCGAACGGACCGCGACGATCGCTGGCCCGGGGGTCGAGGTGACCGAATCGGTTCGGATCCCGGCCGGGGGCGAACTGACGCGGACGGCGACGCTCGACCCCAGGCCGCCCGGGACCTACACCGTCCGGGCGACGGCGGGCGAGGCCGTCGTC
The window above is part of the Halosimplex rubrum genome. Proteins encoded here:
- a CDS encoding DUF7504 family protein; the protein is MCSVTEQSQTSIRPGDNVLVCCPSFTGAEPRACLDLLTPDGSTDVHALSVLFTQSPGDHVDAWQRIAGAYPTRMRIVAVDADARSDRTDETAGPDADRSVERVGSPHNLTRLGIRVADCLDEWDGSAETVVVCFQSLTTLLQYVDVESAVEFLDVVTERCAATDAVAHYHLDPEAHDDETIDRLSELFETTLRFDDGEWTVRAGGEE
- a CDS encoding AI-2E family transporter, with protein sequence MAHSDDRTVLERSRIGWWLFVALLAAVAAYLAWQFVGLLVLGVFGYYATRPINDRVAAVVDSDWLAAGITVLLVLVPVIALSLYAGYQLLLALQGFLTGTVDPVALLGQYFGLGDVPLAERQSFMRALENPGEFVSNPRQKVLTVLRTGRTVVSAVASTLLLLALSGTLSYFLLKYDDDIADALRQLFGGTNTVAYAYATAVDTDLESVFFGNLLFVVVMSGLAGLAYLGTNLLAPAGLGIPMVAVLAFLTGAASLIPLVVGKVVYVPVLALLAVQAVRSSGSALVFVGATAVVYFLALDFLPQTFLQPYISGRHLDGIMLMFAYLLGPVLFGWYGFFLLPIVFVAILECVRIVLPELLHGERLTLDASMGGSVGADPQSEGDVPSDEYAENRFEERDPQPPADDADDGGTSDSSPSN
- a CDS encoding NAD-dependent epimerase/dehydratase family protein, which produces MRVLVTGGAGFIGGHLAEAFARDGHDVVVLDNFDPYYDTRIKEHNVEVGRAAADDGDGSYDLVEGDVRDADLVADLVADADYVYHQAAQAGVRTDYSPRKYDEVNVDGTLNVLDAARDHDIERLVFASSSSVYGKPRYLPYDEDHLTTPISPYGASKLAGERYAMVYAERYGVPAVALRYFTVYGPRMRPNMAVSNFVSRCLDGEPPVVYGDGSQTRDMTYVADILSANRALLDTDAADGEVMNVGSTDNIDIETLATEIRDQLAPELEIEYADAYEVDADHSHADVSKASELIGYEPTYTIREGVEAFVEWYRDNRGWYEPLVRNS
- the aglF gene encoding UTP--glucose-1-phosphate uridylyltransferase AglF; protein product: MQAVVLAAGEGTRLRPLTEDKPKGMVEVAGKPILTHCFEQLVELGADELLVVVGYKKQAIIDHYEDEFEGVPITYAHQREQKGLAHALLTVEDHIDDDFMLMLGDNIFQANLEDVVNRQAESRADAAFLVEEVPWEEASRYGVCDTNKYGEITDVIEKPDDPPSNLVMTGFYTFTPEILHACHLVQPSNRGEYEISDAIDLLIHSGRTIDAIRMDGWRTDVGYPEDRESAEQRLEEAGAVETDDDAESADATAE
- a CDS encoding ABC transporter permease, with product MNYARALVTRWSARDQFAVLVVAVATAFLVGAVLVLLGVAGQTTAIAGEHGAETAVTLTNDPGAVTGERAAFPLATVTVDGERRTVVGVPAGGTDAGSTSTSGTDAGSTSTGGTADAPPLAGGIDGVSAPDGVAGPVSGERVTLVGDRAAVDRRVDHRAGADVFPDSWLVTDAATVREVGADRALRSRPAASPVPGEGAPLTGALAFFLAGTRQMLGVLAVVCLSAAVLVGVVVFSVTRMTVRDRREALVVLRATGATPRRIGLVVAARAGLLTSAGVALGYAVGVVVPNAVTAGAVTLGLPVGLPLGITRRSAPLVAGVCATFVVVGVAAGALAARSVTRGAPLDPPPGPAEWLPSLPGGPLAPDWLSERLDALSERLDGPSRWLRGPSLLPAGAAVPTTATLAVFVTFVLVVVALVGVVGGVGATGDQGGATIVAPDALHPVDSRVPAGYADVLRRSGTPASAEILLFLVHDGRPFPARGASFEAYRSVSDARIVSGRPPNGTDEAVVGADLAGTLGVEPGETLALGGSTRRAVATVEVVGAFEASGAADDHLLVAPSLARHLSDVYPGYANLIRLGEPAANESSDGVVVLGATTPDRVARGETVEVGVHLRNVGAERATRTVRVRFGDRTRRVEASLDPDERRTVVAEFDATGEGVRAVTVGSTTRRVRVLAPETLALPPLPDEAPPNASLRLPVRTLAGEAVANATVTVGGRTARTDESGAVRLRLPATPGTYAIRASAGDRTATGRIRTVAGAPRTPGVRFVVPDETGALTDPTVRLRLTNPWATALERTATIAGPGVEVTESVRIPAGGELTRTATLDPRPPGTYTVRATAGEAVVERSYRVAGDDRLASALASSGRVSGATGTSGLLSRVFGNLWLVLATLVGLGAVMTTGSTVAAFADAVQARRSDIGVHRAVGASPRRVARLVLGDAVRIGVPATLASVALAGVALWVLARAGAFTVFGVRVAAALPVAVVGPLALGSLALALASAGAVAWWYSSVDPSRLFGGGS